A genomic stretch from Erwinia sp. E_sp_B01_1 includes:
- the queD gene encoding 6-carboxytetrahydropterin synthase QueD, whose product MPTTLFKDFIFEAAHHLPNVPAGHKCGRLHGHSFMVRLEITGEVDAHTGWIMDFSELKAAFKPVYDRLDHYYLNDIPGLENPTSEVLSRWIWDQMKPVLPQLSAVMIKETCTAGCVYKG is encoded by the coding sequence ATGCCTACCACGCTGTTTAAAGATTTCATCTTCGAGGCTGCTCACCATCTGCCTAACGTACCGGCCGGGCACAAATGCGGCCGCCTGCATGGCCACTCCTTCATGGTGCGGCTCGAAATTACCGGCGAAGTGGACGCGCATACCGGCTGGATCATGGACTTCTCCGAGCTGAAAGCCGCTTTCAAACCTGTCTACGATCGTCTGGATCACTATTATCTCAATGATATTCCTGGTCTTGAAAACCCGACCAGTGAAGTGCTCTCCAGATGGATCTGGGATCAGATGAAGCCTGTGCTTCCGCAACTGAGCGCGGTGATGATCAAAGAGACCTGTACAGCAGGCTGCGTCTACAAAGGTTAA